The Candidatus Hydrogenedentota bacterium genome includes the window TTGGAATCAGTGTAAGACGTAGAAAATTCATAAGGATCGTTTCCTCTAGTCATGGGGTTTTTAGAAGTATAGCACCATTACGAAGTTCGACCGATTGCCTCACCCTTTGGTTTTATTTTATCCTTAGCGATCCCAAATAAAAGATGGTTCATTAATAAGGCGAGCCAGCCGATAGGAATCCAGATCCAAAATGTAAGAATGCGAAAGACACCAATAGCCAAAACCAGATGCTCCGGAGGCGCAGATAACCAATACATGAGTCCGCCAATATAACTTTCTGTGATTCCAACGCCGCCGGGAAGACCGCTTATGATGCCTACGAAAAGATTAGACGTCACAATCATAATCGTATGAGACAGCAGGAGCGTAGTCGTGATTTCTCGGCAGATCAAAAACAAAATAAAACCATTCAAAAACCAACCGATACCGGTCAACGAACATAGCATAAAAGTGGCGGGACGGCGTAAATAGGCATGTGGAAGCTGTTTCGATAAGAAGGGGATGAAGTGAACTGCCGAAGACAAAATAAACAAGGCGGCCGCTGTCAATAGGAAGGGCAGCACCAAGGCAATACTCGGTTGTATAGTCCAAAAAAATGATCCAAAAAATACCGATACGGACGAGATTGCTACAAACAATAGCAGCGTAATTTCTGTTTTTGTCGCTACAGCGAGGGATACGCCGTAGATTCGTGATAACTCGGTAGCACGAAAGAAACGGCCCATTTGTACAGGCATAAAAAGACCGGCATAGCCGCTTAAAAAAAGAAGGAGACCTCGTCCTAATCTAAGTCGGACGCCCTGTTGTCGTAAAATACCATTCCAAACTACGGCATCCATGGCTATATCTAAAGTCGCAAAGAGGAAGAGCAACAACAGGAGCCGATAGCGGAAAAACCAAAAAGCAGTTATTTCTTGCCAATTATGACGGCTCATTTGGTAGATGCCGTAAAGCGTTAATGCGGCAAAGAGCAGTAAAACGGCAATGCGAAATACACGAAGCCATCTCTTTTCCCAATTCAAAAAAGAGACGGTTTCAGCGCTGTCTTTGGTAATGGAATCTTGTTTTGGCATTGACTACTCCAGGAAAAGAACATGGTATCATGCTTTTGCCTCGGGATAAAAAAGAAAGTTTTGAAATAGAAAAAGACCGTAATGAGAGAGATTTTTCATTTCCAAAAATAGAAAAATAAAATCGTGACGAAAAAAAAATTTTAGACTGGCGATTTTGAGCGAAGAGCAAAAGCGACATCTTTTTTGTAAAGAAAATTCGATACCTAAAACACTTTAAAAATTCATGAATTTGAGCGACGCTGCTCTTTAATATTGGTTTGACCAAAAAAGTTATTGCTTTTATACCTCATACTAAGGTATAATCCGGTATGGAATTACAGGTTATGTAAGGTACAGTTCCGTCTTTATAAGCTTTAACGCGGGCTGTACTCCAGAAAATCAAGGTGTGACCAGTGTGTCAGGGTATTCTAACTTAAGAAGGAGTGATGGAGATGATCAAAAAAACGAGTTTTGTTTGTGCTGTGCTTGTACCGATATTTCTCATATCGGCTATGGCAAGCATCGCCGGCGCTGATTGGGTTCCGGTACCCGGTCCGGACTGGGCAGGATGTCCAGCTGTTGACAGCGCTGTCTGGCAGCCGTTGCCGAGATGGAAATCCGACAACAATGTGGAGATTGAAGTCACGTCCCCCGTTCTTTGGCCGGACATAGGGACATATGATTTTTGCCGCTATGCAGATAAAATCTATTGTGGCCTTCAACTCGTTGTATCTTTGGCAAAAGAAATTGGTGAATTTGCAAATCTGCTGCAATGTCTCAATATGGACATCAACGGACCGGTAGATCTTGATGGCGACATTCCCGTTTCTCCTAATGGTATGCCTGATGGTCAGTATGAACTGGCCATTTTGGCGCATGCGTTGAATAATCCGTCAAATCCATGGCACGCCCAAGCAACGGCCGCTTTCCAAGCCAATTTTATTTATCTTCGTGAACAGATTGTGACCGCCTTGTCGCTTACTACTGCAAAAGATCTGCGCAGTATAGTTAACTTATTGGCGCCCGGTTTGGTCTCCGGATTGACTTGCGTCCTTGCCGGTTTCGCCACATTGGGTGATCCCCAAACCTATGATGCGTTGGATCAGTTGATGAAGCTGCTCAAAGACATTGGTCTGGAACCGCCCGAAGGCGGCATTGGTTCCGTGACAACCGGTGTCCCTGAATTGGGACCTTTTGGAGATGCGGACGGTGATGGCGCTTCCAACTTCATGGAATATCAGTATTTTGTCGGAGAGCTAGGCTATTCCGATCAAGAATTCATTGCCGCCGTTTTCGATCCGGACCAGCGCCTGACACCCATGTTGCCGTCTGCAAAGATTAGCGCGCCTGCCGGCTATTACCAGATTGGTTCCAATGTTACGCTTACCGCCACGCTAAAAGATTATTATGATATGCCGACCTCCATCGCGTGGTATCACAATGGCGCGGTAATCAGTGGCGCTAACGAACTCGTCCTTGAACTCTTGAATGTTCAAGAAGAAGACAGCGGCTTGTACAAAATTGAAGTGGGCGTAGAACATGATCTCGAAGAAAAAGAGTTAGTTGCAGACGTAATTAGCGCAAACTTCTGGATTACCGTATCGGACACCCCGCTTCCTGTTGGCAGCATACTCGGATTGGCGCTGATGACCTCTGCCTGTGCTTTGGCCGGCGCACAAGTAATTCGCCGACGCAAATAACCTTTTACTAGAATAGACCCTTTTGTCGGGCGCGATTACATCTTTAGATGTAGTTGCGCCCGGCTTTTTTTTGACTCATTGAAAAAGAGATGGAAGAGCATTTCGTCTGTCCTTGTCAGGGCGCATCAATGGAGTTCTTCCATGGATATAGAAGGTCTCGGGATTTGGGATTGAGGCAGGTGTATCTCTTTACGTTGGGACCGCGTTTACCGTCAGTTTCAAACAAGACTTTACTATCGATAGCGTCGCGCCCATTGTTCCTGTCGGCAATCTTCGTTTCGTATTCGCCACCGAATCAATTGTTGGCAATAAGCCGCCACCACAGGAGCATAGGAAGGCAATGCCGCCACATTGTCAAATTCGCCCGGATCCTTTTTCAAATCAAAGAGTTGAGCGGGCATGGCTATTTCTCCGAATTGAACATATTTATACGCCTTATCGCGAACAACCCACAAGCGGCATTCCTCCGGACAGACACCCTCTGTATCACGCAATAGATTGTAATAATAAAACTCATAGAAGATTTCATTTTTTAAGGAGGCGCCTTCATGGCCTCGCAGATAGGGCAATACGCTTTTGCCTTGAAAACGGGGGTGTGGGGGCACACCGAGGAAGTCGCAGATCGTGGGCGCAATGTCAACACTTTCGATGAAGCCTTCCGCTGCATGACCACGGAGAGGATCTGCGGCAGAATCAGGATCTCGTATGATCATAGGGACATGAATAGCGGCGTCATAAAAATGGGGTTTACCGGCAAGATAGTGATCGCCCAAATACGTGCCGTGGTCAGCCGTGAAAATGCTCAGTGTCTCTTCCCATTGTCCCGATTGCTTCAGATAATCAAAGAGCAATCCGATACAGTGATCCAATTCGCTAATCATGCCGTAATAGCAGGCGCGTAATTCGCGCCATTCCGACTCAATCTTCAATTCTGTTTGTGCCCAATCGTTGCGACATCGGGAAATATACGGGTGATCATTCTCTAATTCTTGAGGGCGTCTCAGCGGCTCCGTCATATCCTCAGGCGAATAGAGTGCATGATAGGGATCAGGACAGATATAAGGCCCATGGGGTTTAATATAATTGAGGCTGAAAAGCCAATCATTCTTTTCTTGGCTTTGTAAATAGCGAATTGCCTTTTCTGTTACAAAGCGTGCCTCACTATGTTCCGCTTTATAATGGGCGGGGAAATAGAGGGGCAAATGGCCGCCTCTGCCTTCAGTAGGAATCTGATGGCTATACATGGTTTCACGGTTACAATCGTCTGCGGCATAGCCCTTTTCTTGAAGCCATTGATACCATTCCGGGCTGTCATAATCATGCTTGAGTACCACTTCATAGCCCGGTAAAAAATGATCATAGCTCAATGCGTTTCGGTGGGGGTGACCTTCGGGTAAAATTGCAGGGTCACGGGCATAATCATTATAGCCGGCAATAGCCGCTTTGCACCCGTGTTCACTTACAAGGGCGGGCAGACTGTCGTGGGCATCGGCCAAGGGTGTTAAATTATCGAGAACGCCGGTGGAACACAAATACCGCCCTGTGTGCATACAACTTCGGCTCGGCGCGCACGGAGATCCTTGGCAGAAGGCATTTTTAAAAAGCACCCCCTCTCGTGCCAAAAGATCTAAATTCGGCGTTTGGATGAGCGTGTTGCCCGCGGCGCCTATGCAATCAGGTCTGAATTCATCTGCCGTGATCCACAGGACTTTTTTATAGGAGCTTTTTTCCATCGCATGAAACCCCGTTATTTCCACCCAAAAGATCAGTGTATCATCTTGATGGAAAATGATCCAATTGCAGTTTTTGAAGGCTTTTAGACACTCGATGAAAAGGAGACCGAAGTGCATCACGTATCATGAAGAGACAGGAGCCGCATGACCGGCTTATGACCTCTGTGCCGCGGCGCTATAGCTGCAGAGATTAGCGTTATTCCACAAAAAAAGGTTGTGTCCACGCCATGCGTGTTCCTGC containing:
- a CDS encoding UPF0104 family protein, encoding MPKQDSITKDSAETVSFLNWEKRWLRVFRIAVLLLFAALTLYGIYQMSRHNWQEITAFWFFRYRLLLLLFLFATLDIAMDAVVWNGILRQQGVRLRLGRGLLLFLSGYAGLFMPVQMGRFFRATELSRIYGVSLAVATKTEITLLLFVAISSVSVFFGSFFWTIQPSIALVLPFLLTAAALFILSSAVHFIPFLSKQLPHAYLRRPATFMLCSLTGIGWFLNGFILFLICREITTTLLLSHTIMIVTSNLFVGIISGLPGGVGITESYIGGLMYWLSAPPEHLVLAIGVFRILTFWIWIPIGWLALLMNHLLFGIAKDKIKPKGEAIGRTS
- a CDS encoding sulfatase-like hydrolase/transferase, producing MEKSSYKKVLWITADEFRPDCIGAAGNTLIQTPNLDLLAREGVLFKNAFCQGSPCAPSRSCMHTGRYLCSTGVLDNLTPLADAHDSLPALVSEHGCKAAIAGYNDYARDPAILPEGHPHRNALSYDHFLPGYEVVLKHDYDSPEWYQWLQEKGYAADDCNRETMYSHQIPTEGRGGHLPLYFPAHYKAEHSEARFVTEKAIRYLQSQEKNDWLFSLNYIKPHGPYICPDPYHALYSPEDMTEPLRRPQELENDHPYISRCRNDWAQTELKIESEWRELRACYYGMISELDHCIGLLFDYLKQSGQWEETLSIFTADHGTYLGDHYLAGKPHFYDAAIHVPMIIRDPDSAADPLRGHAAEGFIESVDIAPTICDFLGVPPHPRFQGKSVLPYLRGHEGASLKNEIFYEFYYYNLLRDTEGVCPEECRLWVVRDKAYKYVQFGEIAMPAQLFDLKKDPGEFDNVAALPSYAPVVAAYCQQLIRWRIRNEDCRQEQWARRYR